In Legionella sp. PATHC035, a genomic segment contains:
- the clcA gene encoding H(+)/Cl(-) exchange transporter ClcA has translation MRSKILILYAVSFVLGIVVGLVGSTFRLSIDVLSNLFDNFFHFLSVHGWPAGFISGLVSMVLVYAAYFAVKRYAPQASGSGVPEIEGTLLHLKTILWRRLLPVKFFFGILVLSAKMILGREGPTIHIGGSLGEMLGSLFNLSRRRKDSLIAAGAAAGLAVAFNAPLAGVIFVMEEMRNQFNYSFTSFSMVVICCITATVILDLIIGPQPTIPMNVFEFPHLDSLWLFALFGIVVGFVGLLFNLSLIGTLKLLDKLSSRQKSYYVLTVGFLVGFLAVYHPESVGGGMNIIHQALTLSPGFGFLCFLLVARFVGTMVCYGTSVPGGIFAPILSLGTILGLAIFHILEWLHIDFLTQPGMFAVAGMAALFASSTRSPITGAVLVVEMTHNYYLIFPVMMACITATIVLQLTPNGPIYEQLLNRSLRLDAKRIASE, from the coding sequence ATGCGCAGTAAGATATTGATACTCTATGCGGTATCTTTTGTCCTAGGTATTGTCGTAGGTCTTGTTGGTTCAACATTTCGATTGTCAATCGATGTGCTCAGTAATTTATTCGATAACTTTTTTCATTTTCTTAGTGTCCATGGATGGCCTGCTGGTTTTATTTCGGGATTGGTATCGATGGTTCTGGTTTATGCTGCCTATTTTGCTGTAAAGCGGTATGCTCCTCAAGCATCAGGAAGCGGTGTTCCAGAGATTGAGGGTACCTTGCTTCATTTAAAAACCATACTTTGGCGGCGGTTATTACCTGTCAAGTTCTTTTTTGGAATTTTGGTACTTTCAGCAAAGATGATCTTGGGGCGTGAGGGACCTACGATTCATATAGGTGGTAGTTTAGGAGAAATGCTGGGCAGCTTATTTAATTTATCTCGACGAAGAAAGGATAGTTTGATTGCTGCGGGCGCTGCTGCAGGTTTAGCTGTAGCTTTTAATGCTCCTTTAGCGGGCGTTATTTTTGTTATGGAAGAGATGCGTAACCAATTCAACTATTCTTTTACCAGCTTCAGTATGGTAGTGATCTGCTGCATTACCGCTACGGTCATTCTTGATTTGATCATTGGGCCCCAGCCAACGATTCCAATGAATGTCTTTGAATTTCCTCATCTTGATTCACTATGGTTATTTGCTTTGTTTGGCATTGTGGTAGGGTTTGTAGGGCTTTTATTTAATCTCTCCTTAATCGGTACCCTAAAACTCTTGGATAAATTGAGTTCAAGACAAAAATCATATTACGTCCTGACGGTAGGATTTTTGGTTGGCTTCTTAGCAGTATATCATCCTGAGTCAGTGGGTGGGGGGATGAATATTATTCACCAAGCATTAACTTTGTCCCCTGGGTTTGGTTTTTTGTGTTTTCTTTTAGTGGCCCGATTTGTAGGAACTATGGTGTGCTATGGAACATCTGTTCCTGGAGGAATTTTTGCTCCTATCCTTTCTTTAGGTACGATTCTAGGTTTAGCGATATTCCATATTTTAGAATGGTTACATATTGATTTTTTAACCCAACCTGGCATGTTTGCTGTTGCAGGAATGGCTGCTCTTTTTGCGTCATCTACGCGTTCTCCAATAACAGGAGCAGTGTTGGTGGTAGAAATGACTCACAATTATTATTTAATTTTCCCTGTGATGATGGCTTGCATTACCGCAACGATTGTACTGCAACTTACTCCGAATGGACCTATCTATGAACAACTATTAAATCGTTCTCTTCGGTTGGATGCCAAGAGGATTGCATCTGAGTAG
- a CDS encoding NAD(P)H-quinone oxidoreductase, whose product MRYVHIENPGPHNRLVIEKGPIPEYSDSQILVRVKATAVNRADIMQRYGKYPPPAGESDILGLEVAGEVIEVGAKVTQFKPGDTVYGLVGSGAYAELCPVEASLAQHIPETWDYALAAALPEALMTVYATLFDLGMLESGQTLLIHGAGSGIASLAIQMAKLIGAHVITTVGTDNKLDRAMKLGADQVFNYQKQDFEDLIEDHSVDLIVDFIGGDYFNKHLHLLKPKGKLIQIACLKGSSVECNLALIMRKRLQIIGFVLRSQSIAEKSKLWTQVHKAWANHLRTKKLTPIIDSEFKLEQIEEAHQHMQSGVHFGKIVVHVD is encoded by the coding sequence TTGCGCTACGTACACATAGAAAACCCAGGCCCTCACAATCGATTGGTTATCGAAAAAGGCCCAATCCCTGAATACAGCGACTCACAAATTCTAGTGCGTGTCAAAGCAACTGCTGTAAATCGAGCAGACATCATGCAACGTTATGGTAAATACCCTCCACCTGCCGGAGAGTCTGATATTCTGGGTTTGGAAGTTGCTGGAGAAGTAATTGAAGTGGGGGCAAAGGTTACCCAATTTAAACCAGGTGATACAGTTTATGGATTGGTTGGTAGTGGCGCTTATGCTGAGTTATGCCCTGTCGAAGCCTCATTAGCTCAACACATCCCGGAAACTTGGGATTATGCACTTGCTGCAGCGCTTCCTGAGGCATTGATGACTGTGTATGCTACTTTATTTGATTTAGGGATGTTGGAATCAGGTCAAACGTTGCTTATTCATGGAGCAGGAAGTGGTATCGCCTCATTAGCAATTCAAATGGCAAAATTGATTGGTGCACACGTCATTACGACTGTAGGAACTGATAACAAATTGGATAGGGCAATGAAACTTGGTGCGGATCAAGTCTTCAATTATCAAAAACAGGATTTCGAGGATTTAATTGAAGATCACAGCGTTGATTTGATTGTTGATTTTATAGGCGGCGATTATTTTAATAAACACTTACACTTGCTAAAGCCTAAAGGTAAACTTATTCAGATCGCCTGCCTTAAGGGAAGTAGCGTTGAATGCAACCTTGCACTGATTATGCGAAAAAGATTACAAATTATTGGCTTTGTTCTCCGTTCTCAATCCATCGCGGAAAAAAGTAAATTATGGACTCAGGTTCATAAAGCATGGGCAAACCATCTGAGAACAAAAAAACTAACTCCTATCATTGATTCAGAATTTAAACTGGAACAAATTGAAGAGGCACACCAACACATGCAATCTGGAGTGCATTTTGGAAAAATTGTTGTTCATGTAGATTGA
- a CDS encoding carbohydrate ABC transporter permease, with product MAKFNHQRLYAWLFIVPQLIVTLMFFIWPACNALLQSFFYTDAFGLHKKFAGFSNFLDLFFDPSYSKAIGVTFIIAFSVTFLTMSLGLLMAILVNNRGRTQGVYKSLLIWPYAVAPAVAAILWRFLCHPTLGWLTHFLQSLGINFDYVNNVNQAFAVVIFTATWQQFSYNFLFYLAALKAIPSSLIDAAIIDGASGWQRFWQIIVPLLSPTTFFLMIMNLMYGFFDTFGIIQVMTHGGPGNSTTNLIYKVYQDGFEGMDLGSSSAQSVLLMIIVIIVSLVQFKYLEKKVHYA from the coding sequence ATGGCTAAATTTAATCATCAACGTCTTTATGCTTGGCTTTTTATCGTTCCTCAGCTCATTGTTACACTGATGTTTTTTATTTGGCCCGCATGTAACGCCTTATTACAATCTTTTTTTTATACAGATGCCTTTGGCCTACATAAAAAATTTGCAGGATTTTCCAATTTTTTGGATCTTTTTTTTGATCCAAGCTACAGCAAAGCAATTGGAGTTACCTTCATTATCGCTTTTAGCGTCACGTTTTTGACCATGAGTTTGGGTCTCCTTATGGCCATATTAGTGAATAATAGAGGCCGGACGCAAGGGGTCTATAAATCTTTATTAATTTGGCCTTATGCAGTTGCTCCAGCAGTAGCAGCAATTTTATGGCGTTTTTTATGTCATCCAACGTTAGGATGGCTGACGCATTTTTTGCAGTCGCTTGGAATTAATTTTGATTATGTAAATAATGTAAACCAAGCATTCGCTGTGGTGATCTTTACCGCAACCTGGCAGCAATTCAGCTATAATTTTCTATTTTATCTTGCAGCACTTAAAGCAATTCCATCATCATTAATTGATGCGGCAATTATCGATGGGGCTTCTGGGTGGCAACGTTTTTGGCAAATCATTGTTCCACTTTTATCGCCAACTACTTTTTTCTTGATGATTATGAACTTGATGTATGGGTTTTTTGATACTTTTGGCATTATTCAAGTAATGACCCATGGCGGTCCCGGCAATAGTACAACTAATTTGATTTATAAGGTATATCAAGATGGATTTGAAGGAATGGATTTGGGAAGTTCATCCGCACAATCGGTACTCTTAATGATTATTGTGATTATTGTTTCTCTAGTGCAATTTAAATACCTCGAAAAAAAGGTCCATTACGCATGA
- the ugpE gene encoding sn-glycerol-3-phosphate ABC transporter permease UgpE gives MKSYFARILSHGFLCFFVILMMLPVYLALVAASNEGSVMMQSHIPMVPGTLLFKNLKAVMTDGLAVTGGEPITSMLLNSFFMALAIAIGKIIFALGSAFALVYFDFPFKKLCFAMIFTTMMLPIEVRIVPTFQVVASFGLLNSFTGLTLPLFVSATGTFLFRQFFKTIPSELVDAAKLDGAGAVRFFFDIVLPLSKTQIASLFVILFVYGWNQYLWPLVITTETKMATVVMGIRYLAGVADQVPQWHYIMTVALIALIPPCMVVMFMQRWFEKGLK, from the coding sequence ATGAAATCATATTTCGCTCGTATCTTATCACATGGATTTTTATGTTTTTTTGTTATTTTGATGATGTTGCCGGTTTATTTGGCACTAGTGGCTGCCAGTAATGAAGGCAGTGTTATGATGCAATCTCACATTCCTATGGTTCCTGGTACTTTATTATTTAAAAATTTGAAGGCAGTAATGACGGACGGATTAGCAGTTACTGGTGGTGAGCCTATTACTTCCATGTTGTTGAACAGTTTTTTTATGGCGTTGGCCATTGCAATAGGTAAGATTATTTTTGCATTAGGTTCGGCGTTTGCCTTGGTTTATTTTGATTTTCCATTTAAAAAATTATGTTTTGCCATGATTTTCACGACGATGATGTTGCCTATAGAAGTCAGGATTGTGCCTACCTTTCAGGTTGTAGCTTCTTTTGGACTACTCAATTCATTTACTGGATTGACTCTACCTTTATTTGTGTCCGCTACAGGAACTTTCTTATTTCGGCAGTTTTTTAAAACGATTCCCTCCGAATTGGTTGATGCGGCAAAACTAGATGGAGCAGGGGCTGTGCGCTTCTTTTTTGATATCGTTTTGCCATTATCAAAAACGCAAATTGCCTCTTTGTTTGTTATTTTATTTGTATATGGTTGGAATCAGTATCTCTGGCCATTAGTGATTACTACAGAAACAAAAATGGCTACAGTGGTGATGGGTATTCGATATTTAGCTGGAGTAGCAGATCAAGTCCCACAATGGCATTACATAATGACTGTTGCATTGATTGCTCTAATTCCACCTTGTATGGTGGTTATGTTCATGCAGCGCTGGTTTGAAAAAGGGTTAAAATAA